CACTGACCGCGCTCTCGGAGCGCTCCGTACCCACGGTCTCCTCCGAGGAGCTCGCGGCCGCTGCGGGCGTCAACTCCGCGAAGCTGCGCAAGGACTTCAGCTACCTCGGCTCGTACGGCACCCGTGGTGTCGGTTACGACGTCGAGTACCTCGTCTACCAGATCTCGCGTGAGCTGGGGCTCACCCAGGACTGGCCGGTCGTCATCGTCGGCATCGGTAACCTCGGCGCCGCGCTCGCCGGCTACGGCGGCTTCGCCTCCCGTGGCTTCCGGGTCGCCGCGCTGATCGACGCCGACCCCGCCATGACCGGCAAGCCGGTCGCCGGCATCCCGGTCCAGCACAGCGACGACCTCGAGAAGATCATCGACGAGGACGGCGTCTCCATCGGCGTCATCGCGACGCCCGCCGGCGTCGCCCAGCAGGTCTGCGACCGGCTGGTGGCCGCCGGAGTCACCTCCATCCTGAACTTCGCCCCGACCGTGCTCTCCGTGCCCGACGGCGTGGACGTACGCAAGGTCGACCTCTCCATCGAGCTCCAGATCCTCGCCTTCCACGAACAGCGGAAGGCCGGCGAGGAGGCGGGCGCCGAGAGCGGCCCGGAGACGGGTACGGACACCGGTGCGCCCGCCGCGCCGCCCGCCGCCCGCACCGGGGGCAGCAGCCGCAAGGGACCCGACGGGGACGTCCCCGCCGTGATGCCGG
The sequence above is a segment of the Streptomyces sp. NBC_01255 genome. Coding sequences within it:
- a CDS encoding redox-sensing transcriptional repressor Rex, with protein sequence MATGRTHRPATRSRGIPEATVARLPLYLRALTALSERSVPTVSSEELAAAAGVNSAKLRKDFSYLGSYGTRGVGYDVEYLVYQISRELGLTQDWPVVIVGIGNLGAALAGYGGFASRGFRVAALIDADPAMTGKPVAGIPVQHSDDLEKIIDEDGVSIGVIATPAGVAQQVCDRLVAAGVTSILNFAPTVLSVPDGVDVRKVDLSIELQILAFHEQRKAGEEAGAESGPETGTDTGAPAAPPAARTGGSSRKGPDGDVPAVMPA